The window ACCCCGATTCTGTTCCTGACGGCCCGCGCCGATATGGATTCCCGTCTTTGGGGGCTGGATGTCGGCGGTGACGATTACCTGAGCAAACCCTTCGATTTCCGCGAATTGCGCGCCCGTCTGTCGGCGCTGGTGCGGCGTTCGGTCGGACAGGCCAGCAATGCTGTGTCGCTTCCTGGCGGCTTCACCCTCCAGTTCCTCCGGCGGGAAGTCACCGATCCGGCAGGAGCTGCCCTGCCGCTGACGCCGAGGGAATTCGGACTGCTGGAAGGCTTCGCGCTGCAGCCTGAGCGGGCCTCTTCGCGTGAAGAGCTGATCTCGCGCATCTGGGCTGGGCAGCCGGAGGTCGACAGCCGCGTGGTGGATGTGTATGTCGGCAATCTGCGCCGCAAACTCGGGGAAGGCGTGATCGTGACGGTGCGCGGGTACGGCTACCGGCTCGGCGAGAGAGGCGCTTGACCTTGAGTCTGCGCTGGCGACTCACGCTGATCTATGCGGGCCTGTTGGGCCTGACGCTGCTGTTTGCCGGATCGCTGAGTTACGTGGCCCTGCGCCACACGCTGTACGCAGGTCTGGACGACGCGCTGCGGGGCTTTGCCGAGCATCAGGTTCGGCAGGAAGCCACGCTGGACTTCGAGCCGCCGCCCAGGGTCAGTAAGGTACTCGACGCCATCAATCGTCAGCAGCCCATCCGCATGACCGTCTATGACGTGGGCGGCAAGGTGAAGGACTGGGGACCGTCCCGAGTGGGTTTTCTGCCACAGACGGGCACTCGGCAGGTCGGGGCCGAGCGGGTGTTCACCCTCAGGACGGCGTCAGGCTGGATTCAGACCAGCCAGTCGAATCAGGGCGTGCAGGCGGCGCTGCGGCAGATTCTGCGGCTGGAATTGCTGGGCGTGCCGCTGCTGCTGTTGCTGGCCCTGGCGCTCGGGTACCTGCTGGCCGACCGGGCGCTCAGGCCAGTGGATCAGGTGAGCGATCTGGCGGCCCGTCTCGCCCGCAGCGGTCACAGCGGCGAGCGCGTGCCCCAGGCTCCCGGCACCGACGAACTCGCGCGGCTGACACGGACCATCAACGACATGCTCGGCAAGCTGGACAGCCAGATGGCCCGTGAGCGGTTGTTCGCACACGCCAGCGCCCATGAACTTCGCACGCCCATCAGC is drawn from Deinococcus ruber and contains these coding sequences:
- a CDS encoding winged helix-turn-helix domain-containing protein, producing the protein MSLPGGFTLQFLRREVTDPAGAALPLTPREFGLLEGFALQPERASSREELISRIWAGQPEVDSRVVDVYVGNLRRKLGEGVIVTVRGYGYRLGERGA
- a CDS encoding sensor histidine kinase is translated as MTLSLRWRLTLIYAGLLGLTLLFAGSLSYVALRHTLYAGLDDALRGFAEHQVRQEATLDFEPPPRVSKVLDAINRQQPIRMTVYDVGGKVKDWGPSRVGFLPQTGTRQVGAERVFTLRTASGWIQTSQSNQGVQAALRQILRLELLGVPLLLLLALALGYLLADRALRPVDQVSDLAARLARSGHSGERVPQAPGTDELARLTRTINDMLGKLDSQMARERLFAHASAHELRTPISVIRAATTLALEQERTPEQSREVLEQVESVSEDMSSLIGRLMTLASATRPPARQSVNLADVTLMVSELHANETHGKQLHLQVTVNDAETTGDFGALVLAAGNLLQNAIKYSPLRSLIHISCDADTVSARLTVQDAGPGIPADELPRVTQPFQRGSQTQGLSGAGLGLALVQAVAESQGGHLELLNADAGGLRATLILPRLVASDRIER